The following proteins come from a genomic window of Gimesia chilikensis:
- a CDS encoding methylated-DNA--[protein]-cysteine S-methyltransferase: protein MGQRTVADPQGVRSSEQKTSVGQSSPLKCSLFTTETGWCGLLGRDNTVTRLWMGHHSRADALESLQKICEQNPELKEEQIEEADWFPELRERLQDYFQGARVDFQDIALNLPQLTAFQSRVIQALQQVGYGELITYGELASKAGSPRAARAVGTVMAGNRIPVLIPCHRVVAAGGKLGGFSAPQGTSLKAHLLQLESRGFTE, encoded by the coding sequence ATGGGTCAAAGAACAGTTGCAGATCCGCAGGGAGTTCGCAGTAGCGAACAGAAAACCAGTGTTGGTCAGTCATCTCCCCTGAAATGCTCCCTGTTTACCACCGAAACAGGCTGGTGTGGACTGTTGGGGAGGGATAATACGGTAACCCGACTCTGGATGGGACACCATTCCCGCGCTGATGCACTGGAATCACTGCAAAAAATCTGCGAGCAAAATCCTGAGCTTAAAGAGGAACAAATCGAAGAAGCCGACTGGTTTCCAGAACTACGAGAGCGACTTCAGGATTATTTTCAGGGAGCCCGGGTCGATTTTCAGGACATCGCTCTGAACCTGCCTCAACTGACGGCATTCCAGTCCCGAGTCATTCAGGCCCTGCAGCAGGTCGGTTACGGTGAGTTAATCACTTATGGAGAGCTGGCCAGTAAAGCAGGCTCACCACGGGCCGCTCGCGCGGTGGGAACGGTGATGGCCGGAAATCGAATTCCAGTGCTGATCCCCTGCCACAGAGTTGTTGCTGCGGGAGGAAAACTGGGAGGCTTTTCTGCTCCACAGGGAACTTCGCTGAAAGCGCATCTGCTGCAACTCGAATCCCGGGGATTCACAGAGTAA
- a CDS encoding YHS domain-containing protein — MNLVRVFLTAAFLASTVMLSHAVEAKEAPVALDGNCAVCLVNGKKIVKGKPEFKVVFDGQTYLFPSQKVKQEFEASPEKYVPALKGDCTVCYAHHDGHRNPGTVDHISFYQGRVFLFPNEQIKAVFDKAPAKYSDVDLACDGKCIVCKVDGGKDVPGKAKFTAIHKGMRYQFPSEAVMQKFQASPDKYISQLKADTSTSSTTDAASQLVSVTGTTGCAACQFGVHPKQDPGELGLAVKSEDGKIYVIEGAHKSHPSLYDSRFESLKVKVKGKEIASKGKFVWLAPQSIETVK; from the coding sequence ATGAATCTGGTCCGCGTATTTTTAACGGCAGCATTTCTGGCATCAACTGTCATGCTCAGCCATGCCGTGGAAGCCAAAGAAGCTCCCGTTGCATTAGATGGAAACTGTGCCGTCTGCCTGGTGAATGGAAAGAAAATTGTCAAAGGGAAACCGGAATTCAAAGTGGTCTTCGATGGCCAGACTTATCTTTTTCCATCTCAAAAAGTGAAACAGGAATTCGAGGCGAGCCCCGAAAAGTATGTGCCGGCACTCAAGGGTGACTGCACCGTCTGTTATGCCCATCATGATGGTCATCGCAATCCGGGAACCGTCGATCACATCAGCTTTTACCAGGGACGCGTCTTTCTGTTCCCCAACGAACAGATCAAAGCTGTATTTGATAAAGCACCTGCAAAATACTCAGACGTCGATCTGGCCTGTGACGGAAAATGCATCGTCTGCAAGGTCGATGGTGGAAAAGATGTGCCTGGTAAAGCGAAGTTTACTGCCATCCATAAAGGCATGCGTTACCAGTTTCCGAGTGAAGCTGTTATGCAGAAATTCCAGGCAAGTCCTGATAAATATATTTCCCAGCTTAAAGCTGACACCAGCACCAGTAGCACCACGGATGCTGCATCACAGCTTGTCTCAGTCACTGGAACCACCGGTTGTGCCGCCTGTCAGTTTGGCGTACATCCTAAACAGGATCCCGGAGAACTGGGACTCGCCGTTAAAAGTGAGGATGGAAAAATCTATGTGATCGAAGGTGCTCACAAATCCCATCCCAGCCTGTATGACAGCCGTTTTGAGAGCTTGAAGGTCAAAGTCAAAGGTAAAGAAATTGCATCTAAAGGCAAATTCGTCTGGCTCGCCCCTCAATCAATTGAAACCGTGAAATAA
- a CDS encoding GNAT family N-acetyltransferase, protein MGYSITQAQPSDDQEELISLINRNFDKNDSQWFDWSHRQNPFGQNYCWLAREEGAGKLIGSTGLLSRRMNYQGEPLYFGQAEAINIDPEHRSAQAAIKLQRALVSHLPETDFKFVYGMTETAAAVFQRCRYKKVGTFQHWVMPLRSEYKLKNKISNPLVRKGAATFVDLGLRLYSLESRTFLSPRLNTNFEAPFDERFHDLFTRHSQDLITVERTREFLEWRFCQEPTSRFQIMTLENREQELLGYIVYVIGETGRNGDHAAGIQDFFYKDESTLKTMLAAFIQQCRQIGMDSIVMNYFGRQEIGKLLSRFGFFQRKSATQVFVYQNPQFSDLQKDTILDPEHWHLTNAELLS, encoded by the coding sequence ATGGGCTATTCAATCACTCAGGCACAACCGAGTGACGATCAGGAAGAACTGATTTCCCTGATTAATCGGAATTTTGATAAAAATGATTCCCAGTGGTTCGACTGGTCGCATCGACAGAATCCCTTCGGGCAAAACTACTGCTGGCTCGCCCGGGAAGAAGGAGCCGGGAAGCTGATCGGTTCTACGGGGCTGCTCAGCCGACGTATGAATTATCAGGGAGAGCCTCTATATTTTGGTCAGGCCGAGGCGATTAACATTGATCCCGAACATCGCTCTGCCCAGGCTGCCATCAAGTTGCAACGAGCATTGGTTTCGCATCTTCCGGAAACCGACTTCAAGTTCGTGTACGGTATGACGGAAACCGCCGCTGCCGTGTTCCAGCGCTGTCGCTACAAAAAAGTCGGCACCTTCCAGCACTGGGTAATGCCGCTGCGAAGCGAGTATAAGCTCAAAAATAAAATCTCAAACCCGCTAGTGAGAAAAGGAGCAGCCACCTTTGTTGATCTGGGGCTGCGTCTCTATTCACTGGAGTCTCGAACGTTCCTGTCACCGCGACTCAACACCAATTTTGAAGCCCCCTTTGATGAACGGTTTCATGATCTGTTCACTCGGCATTCACAGGATTTGATCACAGTAGAACGGACGCGTGAATTTCTGGAATGGCGTTTCTGCCAGGAGCCGACTTCCCGATTCCAGATTATGACACTGGAAAACAGAGAGCAGGAACTGCTGGGATACATCGTGTATGTGATCGGCGAGACAGGCAGAAACGGAGACCACGCTGCCGGGATTCAGGACTTCTTCTACAAAGATGAATCGACTCTCAAGACCATGCTGGCTGCTTTTATTCAGCAGTGCCGACAGATCGGGATGGATTCGATCGTCATGAATTATTTCGGTCGACAGGAAATCGGGAAGCTGTTATCGCGCTTCGGATTTTTCCAACGCAAGTCGGCGACTCAGGTCTTCGTATATCAGAACCCTCAGTTCTCTGATTTACAGAAGGATACGATCCTCGACCCGGAACACTGGCATCTGACCAACGCCGAGCTGCTGTCTTAA
- the ispG gene encoding (E)-4-hydroxy-3-methylbut-2-enyl-diphosphate synthase encodes MQLPRNPTREVKIGSAVIGNANPIAVQSMTATKTSNIDATVAQIHSLEEAGADIVRVAVDNRREAAALIEIRKQTTVPISVDLQENYRLAEVIAPYVNKLRYNPGHLYHHEPEKPWQDKVRFIAEIARDNDCALRVGVNCGSVDPAKLEKYDPADSISPMLESALDHCTFLESIDFTRFCVSLKDSDPAKVVEVNTRFAAQRPDIPLHLGVTEAGMPPDGIIKTRMAFEQLISKGIGDTIRVSLTVPNDRKGEEIEAGRAILKDIAEGRVRTVVDFDLKGLNIISCPSCSRVENEVFVDLAADVKKMTEYAKDHKLTIAVMGCRVNGPGETDDADLGLWCGPNYVNLKKGSESLGRYSYDEILPRLKSELDALIEEQTAQI; translated from the coding sequence TTGCAGTTACCACGTAACCCGACCAGAGAAGTGAAAATTGGCTCAGCTGTCATCGGCAACGCGAATCCGATCGCCGTCCAGAGTATGACAGCGACCAAGACCAGCAACATCGATGCCACTGTTGCCCAGATTCACTCCCTGGAAGAGGCAGGGGCGGACATCGTGCGTGTGGCCGTCGATAATCGTCGCGAAGCAGCCGCCCTGATCGAGATTCGCAAGCAGACAACAGTTCCCATCAGCGTGGACCTGCAGGAGAACTACCGTCTGGCGGAAGTCATAGCCCCATACGTGAATAAACTCCGCTACAATCCGGGGCACCTGTATCACCACGAACCGGAAAAACCCTGGCAGGATAAAGTCCGCTTCATTGCCGAAATTGCCCGCGACAATGATTGTGCACTCCGCGTCGGAGTCAACTGTGGCTCGGTCGACCCTGCCAAGCTGGAAAAGTACGATCCTGCAGACTCGATCTCGCCTATGCTGGAAAGCGCCCTGGATCACTGTACGTTTCTGGAATCGATCGACTTCACTCGCTTCTGTGTCTCTCTGAAAGATTCGGATCCCGCAAAAGTCGTTGAAGTTAACACCCGTTTCGCTGCACAGCGGCCCGATATCCCGCTGCACCTGGGCGTCACCGAAGCCGGGATGCCCCCCGACGGGATCATCAAGACCCGCATGGCTTTCGAACAGCTGATCAGCAAAGGGATTGGCGACACGATTCGCGTTTCGCTAACTGTCCCCAACGACCGTAAGGGGGAAGAAATCGAAGCCGGCCGCGCGATTCTGAAAGACATCGCGGAAGGCCGGGTACGAACGGTAGTCGACTTTGATCTGAAGGGGCTGAACATCATCAGCTGCCCCAGTTGCTCCCGGGTAGAGAATGAAGTTTTCGTCGACCTGGCGGCTGACGTCAAGAAGATGACCGAGTACGCCAAAGACCACAAGCTGACGATTGCCGTGATGGGCTGTCGCGTAAATGGACCGGGCGAAACCGATGATGCCGACCTGGGACTCTGGTGTGGTCCGAATTATGTGAATCTCAAAAAAGGGAGTGAATCTCTGGGACGCTACTCCTATGATGAGATTCTGCCGCGACTCAAAAGCGAACTGGATGCCCTGATTGAAGAACAGACGGCCCAGATTTAA
- a CDS encoding tetratricopeptide repeat protein — translation MKRQIAGMLVGFFLVSGCGAESQPAAQQAVKSDEAQSVEQKQAAQQDTAAVKPEAGAKPVETPSASEPAVQQASVDQAAQKKAEELFLQARALIKQGKLPDATRVLNSAITLNPQVAKYYFHRGSAWADLKQDANAIVDLTKAIDMQPGVAQYYYTRALFFMTRGGGQLALNDFTKAIELKPDSHHAYNNRGLLFATSGKLKEARADFEQVLKIKPDSLDAMNNLGFTLMNLGEGDEAIKILNKVIQENPKYLNAYDNRGLAWQKQEKYDKAIADFTKAIELSPQNQKFYRQRMTAYESAGDKKKADADKQKLVWLQQLAAINEQLVKDPENTELLLERAQFFLASEERESAMQDYAKIVELTQDTGRGYLIRGALYLEEKELDRCIQECSRSIKIQPNPEAYSVRGDAFMQRGDLDHALRDFERARRIDEVVAQAYLKRSENYKKQGKHKLAAEDFERAVAIDPSLGPEKLNKEKTAAKPVIRPID, via the coding sequence ATGAAGCGTCAGATTGCAGGGATGCTGGTCGGTTTCTTTCTGGTAAGTGGATGTGGTGCTGAGTCGCAACCAGCTGCACAGCAAGCAGTTAAATCAGATGAAGCACAATCCGTGGAGCAAAAGCAGGCTGCGCAGCAGGACACCGCCGCCGTGAAACCGGAGGCCGGTGCGAAGCCAGTCGAGACACCATCTGCCTCTGAACCTGCGGTACAGCAGGCGTCTGTCGATCAGGCCGCTCAGAAGAAAGCGGAAGAGCTGTTCCTGCAGGCACGTGCCTTGATTAAACAGGGCAAGCTGCCTGACGCGACGCGGGTACTCAACTCGGCCATTACGCTGAATCCCCAGGTCGCCAAATACTATTTCCATCGAGGCAGCGCCTGGGCAGACCTGAAGCAGGACGCCAATGCCATCGTGGACTTGACCAAAGCCATCGACATGCAGCCTGGAGTTGCCCAGTATTATTATACGCGGGCACTGTTTTTCATGACCCGGGGCGGCGGACAGCTCGCGTTGAACGATTTCACCAAAGCGATCGAACTCAAGCCCGACAGTCACCATGCTTACAATAACCGTGGGTTGCTCTTCGCGACGTCTGGCAAGCTCAAGGAAGCCCGTGCTGATTTCGAGCAGGTGCTCAAGATCAAACCGGACAGCCTGGACGCCATGAACAACCTGGGATTCACACTGATGAATCTGGGTGAGGGTGATGAGGCGATTAAGATCTTAAACAAAGTCATCCAGGAAAACCCGAAGTATCTGAACGCTTATGATAACCGGGGACTGGCCTGGCAGAAGCAGGAAAAATACGACAAGGCGATTGCCGATTTCACAAAGGCAATTGAACTCAGCCCACAGAACCAGAAGTTCTATCGTCAACGGATGACGGCTTATGAGTCAGCGGGTGACAAGAAAAAAGCAGACGCGGACAAACAGAAGCTGGTCTGGTTACAGCAACTGGCTGCCATCAATGAGCAGCTGGTTAAGGATCCGGAAAATACCGAGTTGCTGCTGGAACGGGCACAGTTCTTTCTCGCTTCAGAAGAACGCGAATCTGCCATGCAGGATTACGCGAAGATCGTCGAACTGACCCAGGATACCGGCCGCGGTTACCTGATTCGGGGCGCACTCTATCTTGAAGAGAAAGAGCTGGATCGTTGTATTCAGGAATGTTCGCGTTCCATCAAAATCCAGCCGAATCCCGAGGCTTATTCAGTCCGCGGCGATGCCTTCATGCAACGGGGCGATCTCGATCATGCTTTGCGCGATTTTGAACGTGCCCGCCGGATTGACGAAGTCGTCGCCCAGGCATATCTGAAACGCTCTGAAAATTACAAGAAGCAGGGCAAGCATAAACTGGCGGCTGAAGATTTCGAACGTGCAGTTGCCATCGATCCTTCCCTGGGACCGGAAAAGCTGAATAAAGAGAAAACGGCTGCAAAACCCGTGATCCGTCCCATCGATTAA
- a CDS encoding PQQ-binding-like beta-propeller repeat protein — MSGGFLDDNAFSDQRPRRTDSYEINDLLFLGFNSRVLALDRDTGALIWSWKAPKGRSGYVAVMVDEEQLFVSIDGYTYCLDPFSGNQLWFNGLKGFGYGIPTLATAGNHTNSAGAAEMRAREQRRRNNNAQ; from the coding sequence ATGAGTGGCGGATTTCTGGATGACAATGCGTTCTCCGATCAGAGACCACGCAGAACCGACTCTTACGAGATCAACGATCTGCTCTTCCTCGGATTCAACTCGCGTGTTCTGGCATTAGACCGAGACACCGGTGCTCTGATCTGGAGCTGGAAAGCGCCTAAAGGTCGCTCCGGCTATGTTGCGGTCATGGTGGATGAAGAACAGCTGTTTGTCTCCATTGATGGATACACTTACTGTCTCGATCCCTTCAGTGGGAATCAGCTCTGGTTCAATGGCCTCAAAGGCTTCGGTTATGGTATCCCCACCCTGGCGACTGCTGGTAACCATACCAACTCGGCCGGGGCCGCCGAAATGCGAGCCCGCGAACAGCGCAGACGGAACAATAACGCACAATAA
- a CDS encoding (deoxy)nucleoside triphosphate pyrophosphohydrolase, protein MNERKTNRIGIAVVEHQRQFLIGVRDHSTTLAGHHEFPGGKCEPGEAPDVCAARECLEETGLSVRPAEELLYVEHAYDHADVLLHFWLCHPEPAVPAHLLTEDLKGFRWIPAEELPALNFPAANAPLIDLLINAYVRS, encoded by the coding sequence ATGAATGAGCGCAAAACGAACCGGATCGGAATTGCCGTTGTGGAACACCAGCGGCAGTTCCTGATCGGTGTACGTGATCACTCGACAACTCTCGCAGGGCATCATGAGTTTCCAGGGGGGAAATGTGAACCCGGGGAAGCCCCGGACGTCTGCGCCGCCCGAGAGTGTCTTGAAGAGACGGGGCTTTCTGTTCGCCCCGCGGAGGAACTGCTCTACGTCGAACACGCGTACGATCATGCAGACGTGTTGTTGCATTTCTGGTTATGTCACCCGGAACCAGCTGTGCCCGCTCATCTGCTCACAGAAGACCTGAAAGGGTTCCGTTGGATCCCGGCTGAGGAACTGCCCGCCTTAAATTTTCCCGCCGCAAATGCGCCGCTGATCGATCTGCTGATCAACGCCTACGTTCGCAGCTGA
- a CDS encoding PIN/TRAM domain-containing protein yields MLLISIRVLYAFVCAGAIATYVSSNPPSPVDQYPLIAFVLLMMLTQGVTCLDLLISQKRIEVMSAIYFGLLVGVLLSYLLIQALSPVISKTPWGEGVVMISTLTLPYLCISFLLQTKDDFRFIVPYVEFSRELKGGRPLVLDSSALIDGRIADVVETKILDSEMVVPDFILKEVQDIADSSDKVRRVRGRRGLDILSALQNNPNVDISMYDAKETEKEKGLTVDQRLVVAAKKLGGRVVTNDFNLNKVASVQGVDVINLNDVANSLKPRYLPGEHIQLKIIKEGESQGQGVGYLDDGTMVVCEQANHLVGRDVDAVVTSVLQSSAGRMIFGRVTESR; encoded by the coding sequence ATGTTGTTAATCAGTATTCGAGTGCTCTACGCCTTTGTCTGTGCGGGAGCCATCGCAACGTACGTCAGCTCTAACCCGCCCAGCCCCGTGGATCAGTACCCCCTGATCGCATTTGTGCTGCTTATGATGTTGACCCAGGGCGTCACCTGCCTGGACCTGCTCATCAGCCAGAAGCGAATCGAGGTGATGTCTGCCATTTATTTCGGCCTGCTGGTCGGCGTTCTGCTCAGCTATCTGCTGATCCAGGCATTAAGCCCGGTAATTTCCAAAACGCCATGGGGGGAAGGTGTGGTGATGATCTCGACGCTGACGCTCCCCTACCTGTGTATATCGTTTCTCTTACAGACGAAGGACGATTTCCGTTTCATCGTGCCTTACGTTGAGTTCTCACGGGAACTGAAGGGGGGCCGTCCCCTGGTGCTGGACAGTAGCGCCCTGATTGATGGTCGTATTGCCGACGTTGTGGAAACCAAGATCCTTGACTCAGAAATGGTAGTTCCTGACTTCATCCTGAAAGAGGTTCAGGATATTGCCGATAGCAGTGACAAAGTCCGGCGTGTCCGGGGCCGTCGCGGCCTGGATATTCTTTCTGCCTTGCAGAATAATCCGAACGTCGACATCTCAATGTACGATGCCAAAGAGACAGAAAAAGAAAAGGGACTCACCGTCGATCAGCGACTGGTGGTGGCAGCGAAAAAACTGGGGGGAAGAGTTGTGACTAACGACTTCAACCTCAACAAGGTCGCCAGTGTGCAGGGGGTCGATGTCATCAACCTGAACGATGTCGCCAACTCGCTGAAACCGCGTTACCTGCCTGGGGAACACATCCAGTTGAAAATCATCAAGGAAGGGGAATCCCAGGGACAGGGTGTGGGTTACCTGGACGACGGAACGATGGTGGTCTGCGAACAGGCCAATCACCTGGTGGGACGCGACGTGGATGCCGTGGTAACCAGTGTGCTGCAGAGCAGTGCCGGCCGCATGATCTTTGGCCGCGTCACCGAAAGCCGCTAA
- a CDS encoding VanZ family protein yields MHRYQLLVRTLLILYLMVLFTATHVPLKKGTIPQGTDVPLHFIAYAGLAFLLTWWLSLRWDRLSLKRLLLIVVGVSLFGIVDEMLQGIPVLKREPSVKDWVADTLGAVLGVVLYLLLSKPLQVLKQKLAGPQESELTDSAD; encoded by the coding sequence ATGCATCGTTATCAACTTTTGGTTCGTACGCTGCTGATTCTATACTTGATGGTGCTGTTTACCGCGACTCACGTCCCTTTGAAAAAAGGGACGATCCCCCAGGGAACCGATGTGCCCCTGCATTTTATCGCTTACGCAGGGCTGGCGTTTCTACTGACCTGGTGGCTGTCACTGCGCTGGGATCGACTGTCCCTGAAGCGTCTGCTGTTGATCGTAGTGGGCGTGAGCCTGTTTGGAATTGTTGATGAGATGTTACAGGGTATCCCAGTATTAAAACGGGAACCGAGCGTCAAGGACTGGGTTGCTGATACGCTGGGAGCCGTCCTGGGAGTCGTACTGTACCTGCTGCTCTCAAAGCCACTGCAGGTACTGAAGCAAAAGTTAGCGGGACCGCAGGAGTCAGAGCTGACTGACTCCGCGGATTAA
- a CDS encoding pyridoxal phosphate-dependent aminotransferase, which translates to MALQLSDFAQSLTVETAFSVLAIAKQLKAQGKDVVELEVGDSPFDSTASAKATGIEAIQNNQSHYCASPGIPEFRQAAADFVSREFQVDAKPENIVVGPGAKVFEQFFCEAFLNPGDGVLVFSPYFPTYLPNIERRGARMVLSDLKQENEFRPDLADIEKFINEDPAPKAIFLNSPHNPTGGVIEESDLKAIADLIRGKNIAVFSDEPYCHMVWQGKHHSILAQPGMMDQCVSAYTFSKSYSMSGWRLGFCVASEEVATSIGKMVNTTLSCTPPIVQLAGAAALNKDSQERDEVMLKFREKVVLLTNKLNEIEHFHALDPHATFYVFVNVAPVCNELGITSHGLALYLLQGADDDFGIACLGGECFGEAGHGFLRFSCAEPNDRLEQAIDFIPEALSRKDRIASYLEAHPEARQKAPYKV; encoded by the coding sequence GTGGCTTTACAATTAAGTGATTTTGCTCAGTCTCTTACCGTGGAAACCGCCTTCAGTGTTCTGGCAATTGCGAAACAACTCAAAGCGCAAGGCAAAGATGTTGTGGAACTGGAAGTGGGAGACAGCCCCTTTGACAGTACCGCTTCCGCGAAGGCCACCGGAATTGAAGCCATTCAGAATAACCAGTCGCACTATTGTGCCTCTCCGGGGATTCCCGAGTTCCGTCAGGCGGCTGCCGATTTCGTCTCCCGTGAGTTTCAGGTTGATGCCAAGCCGGAAAATATTGTTGTCGGGCCAGGGGCTAAGGTCTTCGAACAGTTCTTCTGTGAAGCTTTTCTGAACCCCGGGGACGGCGTACTCGTTTTCAGTCCCTACTTCCCGACCTATCTGCCAAACATTGAACGCCGCGGCGCGCGGATGGTGCTCTCCGACCTGAAGCAGGAGAATGAGTTCCGACCCGATCTGGCTGACATTGAGAAATTCATCAATGAAGACCCTGCTCCCAAAGCAATCTTCCTGAACTCACCTCACAATCCTACCGGCGGTGTGATTGAGGAATCTGATCTGAAAGCGATTGCCGACCTGATTCGTGGCAAGAACATTGCCGTCTTCAGCGATGAGCCTTACTGTCATATGGTCTGGCAGGGCAAACATCATTCGATCCTGGCACAGCCTGGAATGATGGATCAGTGTGTGTCTGCTTACACCTTTTCGAAATCTTACAGCATGAGTGGCTGGCGGCTTGGGTTCTGCGTCGCTTCAGAAGAGGTCGCGACCTCCATCGGCAAAATGGTCAACACCACCCTCTCCTGTACTCCCCCCATCGTACAGCTGGCGGGAGCAGCAGCGCTGAACAAGGATTCGCAGGAACGCGATGAGGTCATGTTGAAGTTCCGCGAAAAAGTCGTGCTGCTGACCAACAAGCTGAATGAGATCGAGCATTTTCATGCCCTCGATCCCCATGCCACATTTTATGTGTTCGTGAACGTTGCTCCCGTCTGTAACGAACTGGGAATCACAAGCCATGGTCTGGCTCTCTATCTGTTACAAGGCGCCGATGATGATTTCGGTATCGCGTGTCTGGGAGGCGAATGTTTTGGCGAAGCCGGTCATGGATTCCTGCGGTTCAGCTGTGCGGAACCCAACGATCGTCTGGAACAGGCCATCGACTTCATTCCGGAAGCGCTCTCCCGCAAAGATCGAATCGCCAGCTATCTGGAAGCACATCCGGAAGCACGACAGAAAGCCCCCTATAAGGTTTGA
- the zwf gene encoding glucose-6-phosphate dehydrogenase: protein MANSNSSNDLTTATILIFGASGDLTARKLIPSLYDLWSEGYLCENLPIIGLARRSKTDEEFRNEQRDTVSQFTRTGTVTDEKWEQFSKRLYYREVDITDESDHVHLKDTIEAVERETLGDTISKRVAYLATAPSLFYPSVQALSRAGMVPKNTSEEWLRVVIEKPFGHDLESAQELSTQLSELLSEDQIYRIDHYLGKETVQNILLFRLSNSIFEPLLNRNHVDHVQITVAESQGIEHGRGGYYDRSGALRDVLQNHVLQLLCLIAMEPPALFSGEEIRDEKLKVLKTLAPGSKGPISDWAIAGQYTAGQSFGQAVPGYREEERVPADSRRETFVAMEVMVENWRWEGVPFYLRTGKRLPERVSEIAIQFKHPPMNLFTTVECDGDICSLVERKPNELIFRIQPKESISMKFSTKRPGMQYQIQPVTMDFAFEDAYHKSLPEAYERLLMDVLRGDSTLFTRSDELEAAWKFVTPVLDQWEKGDHTPEPYYAGTWGPSGATNLLSKSGRRWRTPSTSKKE, encoded by the coding sequence ATGGCCAATTCAAACTCTTCGAACGATCTGACCACCGCAACCATTCTTATCTTCGGAGCCTCAGGCGATTTGACCGCCCGTAAGTTAATTCCATCACTCTATGATCTGTGGAGTGAAGGTTACCTCTGTGAAAATCTGCCGATCATTGGTCTGGCACGTCGCTCTAAGACGGATGAAGAGTTCCGCAACGAACAGCGCGACACCGTCTCACAGTTCACCCGCACCGGGACAGTCACCGATGAAAAATGGGAACAGTTTTCGAAACGGCTCTACTACCGGGAAGTCGATATCACAGACGAGAGCGATCACGTCCACCTCAAAGACACGATCGAAGCGGTCGAACGGGAAACCTTAGGGGACACGATTTCGAAACGGGTTGCCTACCTGGCCACGGCCCCTTCACTGTTTTATCCCTCCGTGCAGGCACTCTCCCGCGCAGGGATGGTTCCCAAAAATACGAGCGAAGAGTGGTTGCGGGTCGTCATTGAAAAACCATTCGGTCACGATCTGGAATCGGCCCAGGAGCTCAGTACCCAGTTAAGTGAACTGCTCAGCGAAGATCAGATCTACCGCATCGACCATTACCTGGGTAAAGAGACCGTGCAGAACATTCTGCTCTTCCGGTTGAGTAACTCGATCTTTGAACCGCTGTTGAACCGTAATCATGTCGACCATGTTCAGATCACCGTAGCGGAGTCACAGGGGATCGAACATGGCCGAGGCGGTTATTACGATCGCTCGGGGGCCCTGCGGGATGTGTTACAGAATCACGTGCTGCAACTGCTCTGTCTGATCGCCATGGAACCGCCGGCCCTGTTCAGTGGCGAAGAAATTCGCGATGAAAAACTGAAAGTGTTAAAAACGCTGGCCCCCGGATCGAAAGGCCCGATCTCCGATTGGGCGATTGCCGGTCAATACACGGCCGGCCAGTCATTCGGACAGGCTGTTCCCGGTTATCGTGAAGAAGAACGTGTTCCCGCCGACTCCCGTCGGGAAACATTCGTAGCGATGGAAGTCATGGTTGAGAACTGGCGTTGGGAAGGGGTGCCCTTCTATCTACGCACCGGCAAACGACTGCCGGAACGTGTCAGTGAAATTGCCATCCAGTTCAAACACCCGCCGATGAACCTGTTTACGACCGTTGAATGTGATGGCGACATCTGTTCGCTGGTTGAACGCAAGCCGAACGAACTGATCTTCCGCATTCAGCCCAAAGAGTCGATCTCGATGAAGTTTTCAACGAAGCGGCCCGGGATGCAGTATCAGATCCAGCCGGTCACCATGGACTTTGCCTTTGAAGACGCCTATCACAAAAGTCTGCCCGAAGCATACGAGCGACTGCTAATGGATGTACTCCGCGGCGACTCCACGCTGTTTACCCGTAGTGACGAACTGGAGGCTGCCTGGAAATTCGTCACCCCCGTACTCGACCAGTGGGAGAAAGGTGATCATACACCAGAACCTTATTATGCAGGTACCTGGGGCCCCTCAGGTGCAACAAACCTGTTGAGCAAATCAGGCCGACGCTGGCGAACCCCTTCTACAAGCAAGAAGGAATAA